TTGACTTGCGCTCTTTTGGCAGCTGATTATGCCGGCTTCTATCCTATCTATAAAGGCCAGATGGATATGAACTTTCTGTTAATCATCATTTGCGCAACGATTATGGTGGGAATCGTATTTTCAGGGGCCCAGCTTTTATTTATTGTCCTGGATGAGGAATCAACCCGGTCAGCCATGTATTGGGGACTGGTAGGAAGTATCCTCATCGGCAGTGCGCTTTCCGTTTTTCCTTACATGGTGATTCTATCCGTTCTTTCAGTCAGTGATCAGCATCATCCATTTGTTCTGCTGCCCTATACAATCGGGTTAATTTCAATGGCAGCACTTGAATTTATTCCATCTTATTATTCCTACCGCAAGCTCAATGTAAAAAAGGAGGAGTATGCTTCCCTTTATCAAAATAACCTGGATGCAGTATTTACCCTCAATACCAAGGGGATCATAACCGGATGCAACCGGGCAGCGGAAATACTGACTGGTTATATAGAAAAAGAGCTGCAGGGCGAGAGTTATTTGCTGCTTGGATACAGTGAACAAATTAACAGTTTGTATGTGACTAAAGCGGTGGCTGGCGAGGCGTTTTCCGTAGACGTTGAAATTAAAATGAAGAACGGGAATCCGCTCACCGTCATTGCCTCTATCATATCGATCACAGCCCATGGGAGGGCGACAGGGATTTATGTCATCCTAAAAGACATAACGAAAATTAAACAGGCGGAAGAAACCATTCAGCAGCTCGCTTTTTATGATGATCTTACAGGGCTTCCTAACCAAAAGCGCTTCAAATATTTGGTCAGTCAAACCAAGATTCCGTATACACTCGTTTCCATTTCTATTGTGAATCTGCAGAGCATCGAGGAGCTTTATGGCGAGAGAGCTGCAGCGGAAGTGATTAAGGCAGCGGCGGAGAAATTGAAACACAGTATGCCGGAGGGTTCGATTCTTGGCAGTACAGATCCGGGCATTTTCTCGCTCGCTCTCTTTGGCAAAAAACCGGGGGAATTAAACAGTTCCTATTTTTACGCGCTGGAAAAGCCGGTCTGCTATAAAGAGACCTTTGTGAATATCACAGCTGCCGCAGGAGCTGCTGTCTACCCTGAGCACAGTGCCAGCCATGAGGAAGTATTTAAATATGCGAGCATGGCCCTGAATGTGGCTAAAAACAGGAGTAACAGCAAGCATCTCACGTTCTCGAATGAACTCAATGAACATTACCATCGGGAGCTCTACACGGAGAATGAGCTAAGAAAAGCCATCCTGAATGAAGAATTGACTGTTCACTATCAGCCGAAATTCAGCCTTGAAACCGGTCAGTATAATAGTGCGGAAGCGCTTGTCAGATGGATTCATCCTGAATTGGGACCCGTATCGCCTGCTGTCTTCATCCCAATAGCAGAAAAAACGGGGCTAATCCGCGGCCTGGAAAAATTCGTCCTGAGAACGGCTTTTCTGCAAATGAAGCAATGGAAACAAATCGGTTATCCGTTTCAGCGTGTAGCCGTGAATTTTTCCCATTATCATTTTTACGATGACGGAATTGTAGACACTGTAAAAGAAATACTGGAATTGACAGGTCTTGATCCTGAATGTGCCGAGATTGAAATCACGGAGAGTGCCATGATTGAAAATAAGGAAGAAACAATCAGCAAGCTGAATGAGCTGAAAAAACTCGGCATCAAAATCAGCCTGGACGATTTCGGAACGGGGTACAGCTCCTTAAGTTATCTGCAGGAGCTTCCAATCGATGTGCTGAAGATCGACCGGTCCTTTATTAACAAAATCAACACGAGCAAGCAAAGCAATGCGATTCTTTCGAGCATCATTGCAATCGCGAAAGACCTAAATCTTGAAATCGTCGCAGAAGGGGTCGAGACAAAAGAGCAGCTGGAATTCCTTGAAGCGCTTCACTGTCCATCTATACAAGGCTTTTATTTCAGCCCGCCGCTTCCGCCGTCTGATATGGCTGCATTATTAACCAATCCAATTGGACATAAATAAAACCTTTCCGCTCGGGAAAGGTTTTATTTTATATGTTTTTTGCCATTTTCCTGACAGCTTTTTGAAGAGAGCTTTCCATTTTCATTCCTGAGAAATCAATGCCAAGCTGGATAGCCGTCTGAGCAACCTCCGGCCTGATGCCGCATATGACCGTTTCTACTCCAATGAGTCTGAGAGCTTCAGCCAGCTGGAAAATTTCCTTTGCTACCATCGTGTCGACGGTTACAACTCCTGATAAGTCCAGAATCAGGATAGAAATCCCCGAATCGATGCTTTGCTGAAGCGACGATTCCATAATATTCTTTGCCCTGGCCGTGTCAATGTCACCGATAATCGGGAGAAGCCCAATATAGTCAGTCAGTTCAATGACAGGTGCGCTAAGTTCCTTAATAAGGGATGACTGTGCTTCAAGGCGCATTATCATAATTTTCATGAATTCTTTCGTAAAAGATTCAATTACATAATCCAAGGCTGTATTCAATTTTTTCTCCCAGTAGAACAGGTCCTGGATTGTAATAGGAAGGTTCGTTTCTGAAGTGAATCGCTCAATAAACTGCCAGAAAATCCGGCGGAATATGCCGAAATTACGGGTAACCTCTGCAATCGATGTCCGTGACTGGGCCCTGTCGGCAGCTGTCTTTTTAGTCCAGGCTCCAATGGTTTCTTTCATCTCTTCATTGCTCTGATCAAGAGATTTGGCGACAAGCCTCACATAGTTGGAATTCTGTTCTCTGATTTTTTCCGAGATTTGCGGAGGAGCATCAAGGGAATAATCGGATCCGGTTTTAACCGACTGGTGTGTGAACCATTCTTCCGTAAATTGTGGAGCCTTTTCAACGATGAACTGATAGAGTGCTTTTGCTTTTGTTTCCATAATATCTCCTTGGAAGGTAAGTCATGCTTTACTTGATCGGCGCCTGCGAATTTAAGCAAAGAATCATAATACTAAAAGTATAACAGATTTAAAGGTGTGTTTACCTTTTTAATAGGATTGGGAGACCAATGGCGGCAGATGCTTTCCAGCCGTCAGGATCCTTTTTAAAAACAATAACCGTTTCAAAAGTCCATGTCTCATTGGATTCAGCACGGGAAGCTCCAATCAGCGCATATACAGCGGCTTTTCGCAAATCTTGCCCGGTCTTATACACCCTCGCTTCTTTTAATGTTAGAGTATATGGGAATTGTTCAAATACTGCGATCGTGTTTAGTCTCTCAGCCTCGTAATCAAACCCTTGTGCTGTTTTTGACAGAGTGGCCATATACCGGTCCAAATCCTTCATTTTCAACGCATAAAAGTGGTCGTTGAGAACAGTGAAGATTTCTTTCTCATCTTCTTTAGGAAGCCTTTGGTTAATCGATCGCGCCTTTTTAATTGAATGCCCGCTCGTTTTTTTCAAAGAATCCTCCTGAATCAGGACAGGTTCTTTCGGTTTTAGAGAAATAGTGGGATTTACTGGCTTAACAGCTTCCTGATCTGTCATTCCGCAGCCGCCGAGATTGAATAAAAAGAGTATAAGTACGGATAAAATTCGTTTCATGATGCGTCCTTTCAAGCTATATATAGTGAGTCTTTTGGCACAATCTTATCGTTTCTCTATCATGAGTCTAAAATCCTGCTTAAAAAGGAAAAAATAGTATAAAAGGCAGGGCGCTTTCAAAAAATTGTCCCTGCAGGCTTTTTCGGATACACTATAGGTGCTTCATCAATGTAAAAGCAGGGAGATTAATAATGGATAAACAACTAACCTTTACATATGAAATTATGGATGTTTGCCTGCTGGCTGGAAAAATCATGCTTCAAAGCGGGGCGGAAACATACCGGGTTGAGGATACGATGACAAGGATGGCAGCGGCTTTCGGCTTTAGCCACTCCCATAGCTATGTAACGCCGACCGGGATTATTTTTTCAGTAGAGGGCAAGGAACCAACGAAAACGAAGCTCATCCGGATTGCAGAACGTACGACTGACCTTGAAAAGGTAGCACTTGTCAATGGAATCTCACGGAAGATCAGCAGCGGTGAGTTTACTGCAGATGAGGCCTATCAGGAATTAAAGATTGTAGAGAGGGCAAGCCATACTTACCCCCTATGGGTACAGAGTGTGGCCGCTGCTGTCTCTAGCGGCTGCTTCCTCATCATGTTTATGGG
The Metabacillus sp. FJAT-52054 genome window above contains:
- a CDS encoding EAL domain-containing protein yields the protein MDPNGVDHLENFVDPFIYGVCAILSMLSVLGILAYSIKLKNHPKASILEKISVSSGIGCLFWITQILFYTSLHFSVSPDVTNLLYLPAFILVIFFLFQFIGSRKAGQTGHSHYAKFCIYLTCALLAADYAGFYPIYKGQMDMNFLLIIICATIMVGIVFSGAQLLFIVLDEESTRSAMYWGLVGSILIGSALSVFPYMVILSVLSVSDQHHPFVLLPYTIGLISMAALEFIPSYYSYRKLNVKKEEYASLYQNNLDAVFTLNTKGIITGCNRAAEILTGYIEKELQGESYLLLGYSEQINSLYVTKAVAGEAFSVDVEIKMKNGNPLTVIASIISITAHGRATGIYVILKDITKIKQAEETIQQLAFYDDLTGLPNQKRFKYLVSQTKIPYTLVSISIVNLQSIEELYGERAAAEVIKAAAEKLKHSMPEGSILGSTDPGIFSLALFGKKPGELNSSYFYALEKPVCYKETFVNITAAAGAAVYPEHSASHEEVFKYASMALNVAKNRSNSKHLTFSNELNEHYHRELYTENELRKAILNEELTVHYQPKFSLETGQYNSAEALVRWIHPELGPVSPAVFIPIAEKTGLIRGLEKFVLRTAFLQMKQWKQIGYPFQRVAVNFSHYHFYDDGIVDTVKEILELTGLDPECAEIEITESAMIENKEETISKLNELKKLGIKISLDDFGTGYSSLSYLQELPIDVLKIDRSFINKINTSKQSNAILSSIIAIAKDLNLEIVAEGVETKEQLEFLEALHCPSIQGFYFSPPLPPSDMAALLTNPIGHK
- a CDS encoding STAS domain-containing protein is translated as METKAKALYQFIVEKAPQFTEEWFTHQSVKTGSDYSLDAPPQISEKIREQNSNYVRLVAKSLDQSNEEMKETIGAWTKKTAADRAQSRTSIAEVTRNFGIFRRIFWQFIERFTSETNLPITIQDLFYWEKKLNTALDYVIESFTKEFMKIMIMRLEAQSSLIKELSAPVIELTDYIGLLPIIGDIDTARAKNIMESSLQQSIDSGISILILDLSGVVTVDTMVAKEIFQLAEALRLIGVETVICGIRPEVAQTAIQLGIDFSGMKMESSLQKAVRKMAKNI
- a CDS encoding threonine/serine exporter family protein: MDKQLTFTYEIMDVCLLAGKIMLQSGAETYRVEDTMTRMAAAFGFSHSHSYVTPTGIIFSVEGKEPTKTKLIRIAERTTDLEKVALVNGISRKISSGEFTADEAYQELKIVERASHTYPLWVQSVAAAVSSGCFLIMFMGKWPDFLPAVIAGGAGFISLIYFHRLVPIKFFSEFLASFIIGLLAFLFVKTGAGMEVDKIIIGSVMPLVPGLLITNAVRDLMAGHLVSGLSKGAEAFLTAFAIGSGIALVFSIFAGIGG